CTGCTAAGCCAGCggagtaataaatataatcatatCAACGTAATTTTCTTCATTTTATGGATGTCACAATTATAATACTCCATTTTGTGGATTCTAGATAATACAATCCTCAAGATGTATTTATTTCgaaagaaagaagaaatagaatattaattcTGAGAACATATATGGAACATTCCTTTTTAGCGTAATTAATGTAAGTTGCGTAAAACAAATCAGTATTTTgagaattttgtattttgtttatttattaggaaAACTAAATATTGGTTGACAGGTTTTGTACATATTTTTCAGTAATctataaaagataataaagATTAGTTCATGGAACTTCGTTCAAATGAAGCTCATTTGAGAGGTaggtacttttttttaatttaatgctcCACCTAATGCTTGGATCCTTGTTAGCTGTATGACGTATCAATAAAACtccttttaaaaaacaaagatctATTCATCACAAACAAAACACTCATAGTATCTTAACAATAATAGACAAACTAACAATAATCATTGGCACATTATCACAAAAGTCGTcaatgattttctttaaatttcaagtatttagtaaagaatttattttgaaataagaaGGCATCGCTTATACATAacttattaacatatttaaaaatatactttggtAATgctttttatcttaaaaagaatacatttgttaataatttaagatgTGTTTACTTACGtacttaaaaacttaatacttaaaagttcTCACACTTAAAATATTGTCTACCCATTTTACAGATATTTAAAAGAACGGACAAAATATGTAActtaataatctaaaaatgGATTAAATCTCTTTaacatatagaaataattattattaaaaaggcgTTATGACGTTATTTAGTAGTTCGTATATATTATTGGTGGAAAGGGTCATTCTTTGTTACTTTGTCAGAGCCGtcgtaaattaattgtaataaactcCCATACTTATTTGAGGTCGCCGTTTATTATACAACTCCTTCGAGCTATTACTATCTTGTGAACTGTCCGAGAGCCAGGGATTTTGGCCTGAGTTTTTCACTTTCCTCTTGCGAAGGCTTTCAGTGGGTCCAACCGTCGGTCGTAGCAGTTGCTTAAAGCGAAACGGTCCGTAGTCATCGTCAGAACTAAAGATTGGTTTTGCGAGCATTTCTGGGGAATTTCTAAGAATCTTACGCAAATCTGATTCTGGATCGTAAGCTGGGCTGTATACTTGCCGTGGAGGTGGTTCGGATTTTTGTGACTTTTTCACCAgctctattattttattactgaaACGATGAAGTAAACATTAGTATTTTGATGTGTGCATTAAATAATAGAATGATAAATGTGGAAAAAATACGTGTAAGGACTATGACTTCTAAAATCCATTAGCAGTTGgatactaataaaatacaaagataCATTAGCGATATCGATTCCCAAACATGTTTCGGCTTTTTCATGTTTATTAAGGATTGCGTGTGTAATGTTTGTGACTTATCATTTGTTGGGGACGTCACGTATGTAGTTAGCTAAGGAATATAATGTCAAGAGACAGTCTGGGGTACAAAATTCGATTGCCATGAGGAACGTTTTTCTGAGGACCGACTGTTGAACTGTCAGAATGTCGACtgtgaattcaaaataaacttttcaTAGGTTTCTTCTAGGTTACTTATTAGATACTTTGCGCGGTGTAAAATCCTCAAAAAGGCGATTGGGCCTTTTAAAACCTCATAAACTgggtatttattaaaaattgttttaaagaacATCGCGGCGGTAACCTACTTTCTGGTAATTTATGCATGAGCCGTAGAGCTCCTGAGATAAGTGTCGAAAGGTTGGcgtaattactttttattataccaACTTTTCCTCTGAATGAaagtcatttaaaatttaatttaacgcctttaaagtttaaattaatgtttaagtaATGAATTTGGTGCTTTACGTGACACGCTTACAGTTTGTGAATAGCtgtctatataaaatataaatactaattatcGTATAATTCTAAACCAAATTGAACCACGTTTATTATCAACTTAATTCGTAAAACTTTTCCAACGTTTTGTACAGTTTACAGCttgaaaatcaatcataaGGCAATCTatttcgtaatatttttaGCTTACGAGCGaactacatttaaataaattaacggaTTTAACCACGAACTTATTGCATTATTGACCTTTCGAATGGAATACAGCAGTCGTGGTAGCCACGCAGAACTACAGCTAAAAGGAATTTCATATAGTTTAGGTACCTTAAATTTGTAGCATAGACTACAATACacgttttttaatagaaaaaatgaTACTATAATCCTTATAAATCGCATTTGAATCCGTTAACGAGCTTTACTTTTCTTCTAACTATTTGTGGTATAAGCAAGataatgcaataaaaaatgGATAAGCACCTAAAGTGTCAGTAAACTCATACCCATGTGAACCATCCTTACTGTGGCATGcgagttaaaaataatattaattaaggcCAAAAGAATTTTACGTCATTATCTTCATACCTGACAAGACCACCACACTGTCTATTACAAGACAATTGTCTATTATGGTTGCTTTGAAGTGGTCTGTCTTCAGCGTCGCTGTGATTGCTTGACCTGGAATATAgttatagtaaatttaaaggACTGATGTTAGTAGTAGTGTGAACTCAGTTTTCGCACTCAGACGCCcatttggtccgttgtgcgtaaatTAAAGGACtgttaaaaaaagggtgcgtgtacttatgtacgcgcgtaagaagttatacttctgtggcattattaaaaatagtttttgaaacatgcaaataattaattacaattaaataatgaaagacttcaaaaggagtcattatagtaaataaagttcagtttacatttggaaaattaaataaataaatatttgttattattatcttacgttaagtgtaacataaattctattattattcgaatgttgtttttaaattatgtccaatgccgtagcatcttccgtggaccacttcattctgttaattttgtgtcacggtgcgcgcgcatcgttaaatttcactctcatcaatttttcataaggcgcctaaagaagtatgtataacttcaaaaatatactttCTGGATATAAATTCATCTAAGTCAACTCTGCcgtaattcaattattttacttaattttaaattaagaagtCGTTATATGCATAGCCCGGAGATCTTGGTTCggtgaaataaaattgttttggaTCATACGGCTTCATATTGCTGATGAAGCCGTATGACCAAGACCCACTTataaatttatcattatttaacttttttttccaAATTAGAATCCCTACTCTACggttaagcaataaaataaatgcaatCTGAAGTAAGTCCCAGCGCTactgaattattattgtttacccTTCGCACAAAACACAATGGCAACTCTTAAGTATCTACCAACTAACCTCTTAGGCCTACATAGctttacattattttcttcATCATAAAACTCATTATTCCAGGGTTTACCAGGACTCATCAAGAACTCTGGTGACGGACTGATTCCACAAATGGCAGCGTGAACAAGAATGTTACATACATCAATGTGATGCCCAATCAAAACGTACTTTCAATTGTACCAAGACATtgcagtattattattttttttatcgtttttttactaaatagcGCCGTTCGAGACGCTATCGgctaaaattatatatctatatactCTTCTTAGGTCATCAATCAATCAAAGCAAGGAGAAAATATCACTGatgaaatttacaataatgtaAATTCTTGTAATAAAGGTTCTCTATCGATTATAAGTCGAAGAGATAGATATAATAAGATTTTGTAGCTATATTTCTTTAGATATCTATATTCTATATTCGTTAGTAGAATGAATAAGGTTAGTCTAaaacaacttttaaaatttgtaagtcGCCGTCAAAACcgtcaattttataaaaatacctaaaaGCTTACTGTATAAAAACGCtaattataaagttaataTAAGGTTCAGATAGTTATCACTTATagtaataactattttaatactaaaatatttatttctttattacttttatattccTACAgcttacttaaattatatttaacaaacaaaaattatgctaagaatggaattttaattaaaaatttatagaatCGTAGAAACTTCGACAGAAATTCAGTGAGTAGGTAATTCACGAATTTGTTTATAGAAATTACCTTGAGAGTCTGCTAGCGTCTATTTCTGGGTGAGATGGTTTTCCTCTGATAATCGCTGGAACCAAGGTAAATCCTGGAGGCGGACGGTACTCCTCTGGTGGTTTTCGAATGTCTGACAGACAAATTCCCGATTTGTTCCTGCGTAAATTCTTGTGGATTTCCTGGTTTCTGTTATGGATCTAGAAATTTatgaatttagaattttaggagcttttaattgatttttaagtGAATATTTCGAATATGGGACAGACACATTTTaagtcaaatttaaataaaaagatattatatacctataagGGTCGACAAAAAAGGCTATTGCCGTTCATCAAACAGCGAACGGACAGAAAACACACCTTAATAAAAGCAaattcatatataaataataatatataattcgtCTACAAGTCACTGTACGACTTGTAGACGAATcaacaaaatttattgtttttgtgcaATAGTACGAAATAACGCCAACAATATGTCAGTCACGAAACTAAGAAGACatcaaagaaaattatttatattgtttaaagcGCTATCTATGTTACAATCAACTAACTACGATAGCTTCATAAAGCgtttttgtattgttaaaaACGTCatctatgtaatatttaaGGAACTAagataacttcaaaaaaaattctatcgATAACGCCATCTATCGTACAGTAACTGAACTACGGAGTGTTTGCAAAAGTTGTAATTGTGGAAAACGCCATCTTGGTTATTATCACCGAACTACGTTAGTAACATACCCGTTCCGCAAATATTTGAAGCTGAGCGGCTCTCTCTTGTACGGAGTGGTTAGACAATTTTTGTGTAGATGGCGCTGGCGGAGCATGGTTAGGTGGTGGCGGAGCTTGACCTTTTTTTAGCTTTCTTCGCGTGTTATAGCCGCGATAAtctgaattaataatttaaatagtttttatatttttgtttcataggtatttcttttatttacgattttatctaaatcaagtatattttttaagcgattattaatataatatgccaggtacaatgaatatattaatacataaagtttgtttaattttaaaataaataaggatTAAGGATACTTACAACTTTGTATAACGACTGCTGCCTTATCGGATATGTTTTCCTTATTATTGATGTTATTGTTCTCCTCTGACGTCATTTGTTTGAGCGCCTTCGCTTTCATCATGGCTTTGTTTTTGTTCAGCAAAccttatagaaaatatatgtaccattaatttatatcattACTACAGAATTAATTTCGCAATACTGCTGAACTAATTTTGATGTATATGATgtagaacaaaaaatgaacaaGAAATTATAAAGAGGCTGGTTATGGTTATCCTCCAATAGCATATTGAGTGGTCGGGCGGTAACAATAagaattagttaaatttttgagaacttcttttaattattaaagtgttCTTCTTTGTTACTCCACCTTTATCTGAACTGaggctatatattatattatttcatgtGCGTGTATTGGTTTGTCACTCTTTCAAAAATTTCAAGTTCCAAATATAATCTATACgcattctaaaataatataacctaTCTCACAAAGTATGGCaaatataatcaataattgtatttggaCTGGTTTGTGTCTAATCTACTCTGTAGACTATAGGCAGTTGAGGGCCTATTGAAGAACGAATTACAAGCCACTTAGAAAGTCCTACAGTCGGACAAGGCCGGTAcaatgttataatattttatattactttgaaaaataatttatctatcTACCTCTTTCTTGTTTTCTCGATTTATCTTGCTCTCTCTGGAACTCCCGCGCAAGCAGTTTCTGTCGTTCCTTCTCCAACCTCTTCCTGGTGAGCCAGCCACGCACGTGTCGTTGCAACGTCAATGCTGATATCGCCATCTGAGCGCGTAGACGTTGGTACCGTTGTCTGGCCAACCAGCCGCGAACTTGGGCTTGAACGAACACCACTTTTTTTATCTGTAAATTGTATAagctataatattatttaatgtaattgagCTGAGTAAATGGTAGGAATGAAATGCTCATATTGCAtgactttaaattaattttattgggACGAAATAAATTCcattaagtattatatatatatattatattatatatatttaaattatatatatatattattatatattttattatattatattttatatatatatattataatcttaaCTTTAAGGCAGAGCCTACTAAGGAGTAGTTACGTTAGTAGTAGCCGATTTACCTTAAAAAGTATTGCACATTTTTTAACTACATaataagtaaagtaaaaagttGGACTCGATCGAATGAACAGGGTTCAATGGCCCCGATTAATGAtcattataaacaatataggTTTTAAACGTACCTGTTCCTCATAAATTCTCGCTAAAGTCTCAACATGATAGTATTTAAGGAACACCTTCGATTTACCCAACGCCCAACCATCCATTCTTAGCCGTATCAGAAGTAGACGACACGAATCGCGATTTGGTTTTACTTCCTCGTTATAACTAAAGGCTAAGAAGCCGtatctgtaaataattaataagatttGAGTTCTTTGAcaatcaataaaatagatactcGTATTGTTCTCAAACAGGCACGGAAATAGTCATAAGAAAACCCAGGTGCATTTATTTGTTAGGGTAAATTGTAATATCCgcacaataaattaaaaattttagtttgaacatttttttttcgataaagtaattaaaatatgtacaacGAAATTATCTCGATTATAATCTATGTTTTAAAGTATGTGTATTttaccttttaataaattcttcgTATGTCAATCTATGGGAAAACCCATTCTGTCTGATCCTTATGGTTTCCAGTACTCCAGTATAACGCAATTGTTTTAGTATTTTCGCTGAATCGAAATGTTTTGGCGATCGGGAATCATTTGGCTTTAAGCACCTGACAAACTGAGGCGTACCACTGACCATTTTCTGTAGAAGTTCCATCAAAGAATATCGGAAATAAGTGGCTACCGTCTGCTGAGCCCGGGACTGTGATGCGAGACCTCGACTGTTGAATCGATCctgaaaaatcattttaatgaaATGTCCTAAAATACTAAGAGGACTCTTGGAGTtctaacaaacaaattaaaaaaaaaacttatttcccttataataaaaacatcttttatacaaaattaaattttatagctGGTTAGAAATATACTTATTCTggccataaatactgttactattaaaaataaacaaaatatgtattacatttgaatttggaatctgTCAGTTTTATATGATTGTTCATAATGTTTTCTCATTTTGGCGCCAGTACATTATTTTGCAGTATAATATTTTGCGATACATACAATAGTTAaactacaatttttaaaagtgatacaatttttataactcTCCATACGCTTGCAATTAGTAAAATGTTTGTGTACCGGGGTATTAATAGGTACAATGAGACCTCTTCtgtttgtgaaaaaaaaatatctggcCGTCCACGTAGTGTTCGTACGAAAGAAGTGGTCAAAGCAGTAAGGGAAAGAATTCGAAGAAATCCTGTCcgaaagcaaaaaaaaaatatcttgggAGATGAACACCTAGAACCGTGTCGCGTATTATAAAAGATGACTTAGGActtgtattgttttatatttatgtattaaacaaacacactgtaaaagtaataaatgttatttgcaatagaaataaaaaataaaaattgggaTATTTTACATTgcattagatttataattgttgttaatacatatttatatttgattcgCCTTACCCGAAAATCTCCTGATGTAGGTCCATCCAATGTTCTGGAATCTAAATCGCCGTGCAAGGGTGAGTAGAGATTGCCCGTTTTCGTTATGGGACACTGAAAAAGAAATCTTATCACATCGTACTGACTCTGTCGCATTAATTGTACCACTTCTGGAGGTAAAAAGTTCCTGTTTTTCTCCAGAAAGCCATCAGCCTGGTACACAACACGTCCGGCGAAATGGTGAATCGCAAAACATATGGCATCTGATTTCGGACGAACATAGAATTTACTCTTAATGTTGCGGTGAaacttttctaaaaaaaatcaaagaacaATTGTTtagaaattaagaaaatatacagaaatagaaattttaaatttatgaacaGATTGTATAAACTATTATCAAGACAATAGACTCCAATGAACGTTACTTTTTAGGATAAAAAGAAATtctcaattaattttactttgaaGCTTTGTAGTTACCTATGAGACTTCGATCTGTTGACCGTGGAAACCGGCTCTCTTCATCCAGAAGAGCGAGTAGTCCCATAGGTCGTGAAAGCAGCATGTCTAAAACGGGTCTGTTGTCTGAAAACTCTACAAGATCAACGGGAACCCCTTCCGCCATGTATTCCTGCTGTTCCCAAGTAAATATATGCTGATTGAAGTAATACTGGATTTGCTCATTTGCGACGTTGATACACAACTGTTCAAATGAATTTCTTGTAAAGTTTTCAAATCCAAAGATATCCAGGATACCAATAGATAGTTGATCATTACtgtaaaaatcataaatattgCTCTTGAATTACTCAAATGGCGTACAGCTTATGTCTAACGAATCCACCGCCAGGCTCCTCTCTATAAAACTAAAGTTCTTCTATTACATACCTCTGAGGTCGATTATGAGTTAATAAAGCATTAATTCTCTCGACGATTCTATCAAAGGCTCTGGCATACAGACCCCTGGCGGTCGCGTCTCTGGCTACAGCCGCCTCTACCGGTGAACAATAACGGTTTATTGTCTCTCCTCTCGTAACTACACTGCTGCTTGTCAAACAGTCTCTAAGATCGACGGTTTCAACCCCCAATAAACATGACGctaaaatagaaaaaacaagacaaaattcaaaaatttaatacaatcacagcgtataatagttttttacataaatgttACTGACCCCTATGTAATGGCGCAGTGTCAATAATAGTTGCTCTATTATCAGAATTATCTTCTGCAGTTTCCGCGAACTCTATATCTCCCAAGTGCAATATTGCTGCTAGCATTTTGTATAATACTTGTACTTCGTCTTCGTGAAATCCCACcacctaaaataataaatatattacataaaagtatatcattttttttgaatattgtataatttcgTATACATTTAGTATTTACCTTAAAAGCTTGATTTAATTGTCTCCATCGGTAAACGTTATGTTCGCGATGAGCAACGGAAAGTGGTTGTAAATATCGATGTCTCGACTTTAATTGTTCATCGAGGTAAAACTTCCTCCAGCGACCCTCACTTTCAAGACCATCGTACAGATAGTAGAAAACGTGAAAATTGCTTTCACCTCTGAAAATCGCGCGAATATAttgaatacaataatattcatACTTTAACAAAAAGTATTGACAAATATTTACTCACAATGCTTGATGAACAACTCGAGATTGTTCAAGTAAATACACGGTTATTCTAGCTCCGGATATTTTGCCAACTTTCATCATATTTAGATCTAAGTATTTTCCAAACCGTGAACTATTAGCATTAATTCCAGTTCGTGCGTTTCCAAACGCTTCCATTATTGGATTTACTTGCAAGATTTTGTCTTGTAAATTTCCACTTTGAGTCTATAACAACACAATAGTTGTCAGATTACAAAGTATTTTTCAATTAGTAAGAAGTATTTgaaagtatataaaaacattactaACTTTTGATAGGTACACTAGCTGTTTTAATATGAGGTTTGCAGATTCAGTTTTCCCTGCTCCACTTTCTCCAGATATAACAATAGCTTGGTTTTGCTTCTGATGCATCAAAGCTTGGTGAGCTGCATCAGCAACTGCGTAAATATGGGGTGGGTTATCGGATCGACAACGTCCTTGATACAATTCTTGAGTCTAAAACATAATtggtaaaaatttagtttcgAGTTTTTCAGCAATGTTTAGTTGCATTTTCTACGCACCCTAATCGTATAAATTCCAATATCTGTAAAAGGATTTACAGCCACCAAAATATCTCCAATATAGGTATAGATTTGATTTTGAGCATATCTCTTTTGAAGTTGTTCCACAATAGCTTCTTCAGTAAGCACTTCGAGAGTAGCAAGATCATCAGTATACATTTTTTCTGCTTTAGCTTTTCGATGGGATTTAAGTTTTCCTCGTTTCGTCGTTGCTTCAGCAGCTCGACAATTGCGACCTTCAGCTCGCTGTCTTTTTATTTCAGCTTGAAGTTCTTTACGAATCTGTAAATAGtgtcaattaaatattttaaaaatgtatgaagtAGTCACCGAATAGATATAGATTTGATATGATTAGACGTTAAATATTGGGTAGAACTACACACCCCTGTTAtagcattattaaaattagttagAAGCATACTTACACTGTCTTCAAAACTACTAACAGCCAATAGTAATGGGTGCTCTAATAAT
The Pieris napi chromosome 1, ilPieNapi1.2, whole genome shotgun sequence DNA segment above includes these coding regions:
- the LOC125049852 gene encoding myosin-IIIb-like isoform X4; amino-acid sequence: MRSDMAYRGLSQHVELDRAADPSDRYTLQDLIGEGTYGEVYSARDKKSGKRVAVKILENIAENIEEIEEEFLVFRDLSSHPNIPEFFGLFLKRGISSEDDQIWFVMELCTGGSVTDLSAGMRARASSLTEPQLAYVLRGTVRALTYLHAHRCMHRDVKGHNILLTENAEVKLVDFGVSSHLAATIARRNTSVGTPYWMAPEVIACEQQLDQSYDCRCDVWSVGITAIELAEGEPPLSGLHPMRALFQIPRNPPPSLSHPENFSPQLADFISECLVKDMNQRPFARELLEHPLLLAVSSFEDSIRKELQAEIKRQRAEGRNCRAAEATTKRGKLKSHRKAKAEKMYTDDLATLEVLTEEAIVEQLQKRYAQNQIYTYIGDILVAVNPFTDIGIYTIRTQELYQGRCRSDNPPHIYAVADAAHQALMHQKQNQAIVISGESGAGKTESANLILKQLVYLSKTQSGNLQDKILQVNPIMEAFGNARTGINANSSRFGKYLDLNMMKVGKISGARITVYLLEQSRVVHQALGESNFHVFYYLYDGLESEGRWRKFYLDEQLKSRHRYLQPLSVAHREHNVYRWRQLNQAFKVVGFHEDEVQVLYKMLAAILHLGDIEFAETAEDNSDNRATIIDTAPLHRASCLLGVETVDLRDCLTSSSVVTRGETINRYCSPVEAAVARDATARGLYARAFDRIVERINALLTHNRPQSNDQLSIGILDIFGFENFTRNSFEQLCINVANEQIQYYFNQHIFTWEQQEYMAEGVPVDLVEFSDNRPVLDMLLSRPMGLLALLDEESRFPRSTDRSLIEKFHRNIKSKFYVRPKSDAICFAIHHFAGRVVYQADGFLEKNRNFLPPEVVQLMRQSQYDVIRFLFQCPITKTGNLYSPLHGDLDSRTLDGPTSGDFRDRFNSRGLASQSRAQQTVATYFRYSLMELLQKMVSGTPQFVRCLKPNDSRSPKHFDSAKILKQLRYTGVLETIRIRQNGFSHRLTYEEFIKRYGFLAFSYNEEVKPNRDSCRLLLIRLRMDGWALGKSKVFLKYYHVETLARIYEEQIKKVVFVQAQVRGWLARQRYQRLRAQMAISALTLQRHVRGWLTRKRLEKERQKLLAREFQREQDKSRKQERGLLNKNKAMMKAKALKQMTSEENNNINNKENISDKAAVVIQSYYRGYNTRRKLKKGQAPPPPNHAPPAPSTQKLSNHSVQERAAQLQIFAERIHNRNQEIHKNLRRNKSGICLSDIRKPPEEYRPPPGFTLVPAIIRGKPSHPEIDASRLSRSSNHSDAEDRPLQSNHNRQLSCNRQCGGLVSNKIIELVKKSQKSEPPPRQVYSPAYDPESDLRKILRNSPEMLAKPIFSSDDDYGPFRFKQLLRPTVGPTESLRKRKVKNSGQNPWLSDSSQDSNSSKELYNKRRPQISMGVYYN
- the LOC125049852 gene encoding myosin-IIIb-like isoform X5, with the protein product MRSDMAYRGLSQHVELDRAADPSDRYTLQDLIGEGTYGEVYSARDKKSGKRVAVKILENIAENIEEIEEEFLVFRDLSSHPNIPEFFGLFLKRGISSEDDQIWFVMELCTGGSVTDLSAGMRARASSLTEPQLAYVLRGTVRALTYLHAHRCMHRDVKGHNILLTENAEVKLVDFGVSSHLAATIARRNTSVGTPYWMAPEVIACEQQLDQSYDCRCDVWSVGITAIELAEGEPPLSGLHPMRALFQIPRNPPPSLSHPENFSPQLADFISECLVKDMNQRPFARELLEHPLLLAVSSFEDSIRKELQAEIKRQRAEGRNCRAAEATTKRGKLKSHRKAKAEKMYTDDLATLEVLTEEAIVEQLQKRYAQNQIYTYIGDILVAVNPFTDIGIYTIRTQELYQGRCRSDNPPHIYAVADAAHQALMHQKQNQAIVISGESGAGKTESANLILKQLVYLSKTQSGNLQDKILQVNPIMEAFGNARTGINANSSRFGKYLDLNMMKVGKISGARITVYLLEQSRVVHQALGESNFHVFYYLYDGLESEGRWRKFYLDEQLKSRHRYLQPLSVAHREHNVYRWRQLNQAFKVVGFHEDEVQVLYKMLAAILHLGDIEFAETAEDNSDNRATIIDTAPLHRASCLLGVETVDLRDCLTSSSVVTRGETINRYCSPVEAAVARDATARGLYARAFDRIVERINALLTHNRPQSNDQLSIGILDIFGFENFTRNSFEQLCINVANEQIQYYFNQHIFTWEQQEYMAEGVPVDLVEFSDNRPVLDMLLSRPMGLLALLDEESRFPRSTDRSLIEKFHRNIKSKFYVRPKSDAICFAIHHFAGRVVYQADGFLEKNRNFLPPEVVQLMRQSQYDVIRFLFQCPITKTGNLYSPLHGDLDSRTLDGPTSGDFRDRFNSRGLASQSRAQQTVATYFRYSLMELLQKMVSGTPQFVRCLKPNDSRSPKHFDSAKILKQLRYTGVLETIRIRQNGFSHRLTYEEFIKRYGFLAFSYNEEVKPNRDSCRLLLIRLRMDGWALGKSKVFLKYYHVETLARIYEEQIKKVVFVQAQVRGWLARQRYQRLRAQMAISALTLQRHVRGWLTRKRLEKERQKLLAREFQREQDKSRKQERGLLNKNKAMMKAKALKQMTSEENNNINNKENISDKAAVVIQSYYRGYNTRRKLKKGQAPPPPNHAPPAPSTQKLSNHSVQERAAQLQIFAERIHNRNQEIHKNLRRNKSGICLSDIRKPPEEYRPPPGFTLVPAIIRGKPSHPEIDASRLSSPSPEFLMSPGKPWNNEFYDEENNVKLCRPKRSSNHSDAEDRPLQSNHNRQLSCNRQCGGLVSKDGSHGYEFTDTLVIK